CCGGTGTTGAAGACAACGAGCGTTCCATCCTCGAACGTGTTACGGCCCCGGTGACGAGCGAACGCTATTTCGACGGGCCAATGGGACTGCCAGCGGCCGCGTCGATGTTTAGCGCCTTCGGCGCGCAGCGGTCGTATAACGGCGGCGGATTTGAACGCTTTCATACCGGCTCGGACTTTGCTGGCGCGCCAGGCACACCTGTGCTTGCCGCATCCACCGGCAGGGTGGTGCTCGCGGACACGCTGAACATCCGCGGCGTTGCGGTTGTCATCGATCATGGGTGGGGCGTCTATACGATTTACGCCCACATGAACGACCGCTACGTCAGTATTGGCGATTTTGTTCAGTCCGGGCAAGCGATCGGGACAATAGGCTCGACGGGTCGGGCAACAGGCGCACACCTCCATTGGGAAGTGTGGGTGAACGGAACGCCGGTTGACCCGATGCAATGGACGCTTGAGGCATTCCCCTGATCAGACAGATCAAATCGAAAGAGATCGTTGTAGCGGAAGGCTTGCGCGTCGCCGATAGTGCTGACGTTGTTTGCGCCGCTCGTTGACACACCGTAGCGAGTTGGTTTTGTGTGTTCAGCGCGGCAATATGTTTTTGCGACACACATCTCAAGTAGATGATACAACGACTTTCGTGGGAATCAGAAACAAATGTTCGAACATTTGTTCGAACAAAAATTGAGGGGGGATGTGGTTGAATGTGACCCTTCCTGCCCATCTGAGATAGTAAACAGATGTAAGTTAAAGCACAAATGTCGATGAAAAGCGATGAAAAAAGAGCCGGGCGTCAATCGCGCGGCTCTTTTTTGCCTCAAGCTTTTGCTTCAAGAGCGGGATTTACTTGAAGGCGTCGTCAAGCGCCTCGAAGTCGGTAAAGAGGAAGTGGTCGTGGTAGTAGTGGATCCAGAGAAACGACAAGATCGCGGTGTAATACGCCACGTCGAACCGCCAGTTACCCAGCGCCTGCTCATAGCTCATGCCTTCAGGCATAAGGAGGAGGCTGGTTTGCGGTGTGATGATGTGTGCGAGGGCGAAAACGAGAGCGAATACCAGGCCGGAGCCTACCAGCATGATCGTGCTGAGCATATAGAGCCCGCGGGAGTCCTTGCCGAAGCTGAAGCGGCTGACCAACGGCGCACTGGCTTTCAGATCGCCGTAGGCGGCGCGCAGCTTGATGATGTAGAACGTAATCGCAAGATACTGGAACGAGTGCCACGTGTTCAGACCCTGAAAGGCGGTATCCAGATTAGGGAGCGCCGGCATTACAAAGGCGATGATCACAGTGAAAGCGACAAAGGTCGTTTTCGGCACGTTGAGGATGCCGTTCTGGTACTCGCGAACCGACTTAACGGCCCAGGCTCCTACAGCCGCCAGGAAGACCGCCGTCATGGTGTAGAAGAACCATGAGGCCTGGAAGAACTCTGGGATGACTCGGGTGAGGTCATTAACACCAATGTCGAACGAGCCCTGGCTGATCTTGTAGGCGGCCATCGGGAAGAGGCAGGTCAGGATCACGGCGTAGTCAATTCCGCGGGCAATAGGTGTGACCGCACTACCGCGCCGGACCTGTGTCGTTTCCTTGTGGTTATACAGCTCCACAATGTAGGTCACCTGATGGAGTACATGGAGCGCCGCCCAGAAGAAGAACACCGTGAGCAGCAGTGTGAGATTCAGGAAGGCAAGTGAGACCACTACGATCGGAATGATGATCGATGACCGTATCAGCATCGGGTAGCGCTTCTTGAAGTTGTCGTCCAGTCCGGTACGCAGGAAGGTGGACATCATGTGCGGGCCACCAATGGCCACGGCAACAAAGGCGTTGACCAGGTTACGCGCCCAATCGTCCCAACCCGAGTCGGCAGGGTTTGCGGCCCGCAGAAGCAGGTAGACCAGATAGGGGAGCGGCACGACGATGACGCTGAACGTGATGTACATCAGGTCCCAGCGGCGGGTACGGAGCCACAGGGTGGACGTGTCCCCGCGCTCGACGGCTGGGGAATTAATGGGGGGTGCTGCGACGGCCATAAAAGACTCCTTTACCTCAATACACCGCTAACGATTTGGCCTTGGCGGGTCATTGTACCGGAACGCACAATCTCTTGCCATGACCAGCCTTTATACCGACAGATCGCGTCCGGGAATTTCATAGTGCTCACGGCAGCGCGCCTCGTATGCCTCCTGTGCGCCAATCATGATGATCGGGTCGTCGTAGCGCGCAGGCTTTCCGTTGACCAGTCGCTGAGAGCGAGAGGCGACCTCGCCGCAGACCAAACAGATGGCATGGAGCTTCGTGACTTCCTCGGCAATTGACAGCAACGCAGGTATGGGGCCGAACGGCTCGGCGCGAAAATCCAGATCCAGGCCCGCGCAGATGACGCGTATGCCCTGGTTGGCCAGAGTCTCACATACGGCGATGACCGCATCGTCCAGAAACTGGACTTCGTCAATGGCGACGACCGTTGTATCCGGCTTCAACTGTTCCAGAATATCGGAGGCTTTGTGGATCGGCTGGGCTGTGGCCGACATTCCCCCATGACTAAATACGGAGTCCGCCGCGTATCGGTTGTCGAACTCGTGCTTGAAGATCTGCACCTTCTGTCGCGCATATTCGGCGCGACGAACGCGGCGAATTAATTCTTCGGTTTTTCCGCTGAACATGCTTCCGCAAATGACTTCAACACGCCCGCTATGATGACGCATCGATTTACCCTCCAACGGTGGATATAACGGTGTTGATCCCCCGCTGACCTCCTGATTACCCCCTACAGATGCACCGGGCATAAGGTGATACGAAACGCTCTGTGGTGGGAAAGGAACGAGCCAGCCTGAGGAAAAGAAAAGAGGCAGGTGCCTGAAGTCCGCACCTGCCTCTCTGTAAAGCAATTTGAACACCTTACTCGGCGGCTTCGGTACCCGGAAG
The nucleotide sequence above comes from Candidatus Flexicrinis proximus. Encoded proteins:
- a CDS encoding thymidine kinase; this translates as MRHHSGRVEVICGSMFSGKTEELIRRVRRAEYARQKVQIFKHEFDNRYAADSVFSHGGMSATAQPIHKASDILEQLKPDTTVVAIDEVQFLDDAVIAVCETLANQGIRVICAGLDLDFRAEPFGPIPALLSIAEEVTKLHAICLVCGEVASRSQRLVNGKPARYDDPIIMIGAQEAYEARCREHYEIPGRDLSV